A window from uncultured Desulfobacter sp. encodes these proteins:
- a CDS encoding VWA-like domain-containing protein codes for MTTEDQQAKTRLLKARADLVLNHPFFASLAMRLTPKEDRTCTTAWTDGKTFGYNPNYINMLPREKLVGLSAHTVMHPACNHHLRRKDKDPQIWNKACDYVINPILLDAGLVLPDGFLWDEAYAGKTAEQVYTRLMEGQGEDESKDEENNDSDPSAQTTGRDEEQNEADKSISAAEDPENGVEKETEPDENTDPGGSGEVRDGTASENNSFSKQNDTDTDWEQALIQAASNARSMGKLPKGVDILVKERVSPTLPWSSLLSRFIQQSARQDYTWTRPNPRYIHQDLYLPSLASDQLAQLVLAVDTSGSITPAELERFRDELQAILAMNPSLVHLIYADMAVTGYDVLGAQDLNLSFTPKGGGGTDFTAVFEFVEHQGIDPFCLLFFTDMECMRYPAFTPAYPVLWVRTGLAGFAPPFGEVIDMLPDDTFDVWS; via the coding sequence TTGACAACAGAAGATCAACAGGCAAAGACCCGGTTGCTTAAAGCAAGAGCGGATCTGGTGTTAAATCACCCGTTTTTTGCGTCCCTTGCCATGCGTCTGACACCCAAAGAGGACCGGACCTGCACCACGGCCTGGACCGACGGCAAAACCTTTGGTTATAATCCCAACTACATTAACATGCTTCCCCGGGAAAAACTTGTGGGCCTGTCCGCCCATACAGTGATGCATCCTGCCTGCAATCATCATTTGCGCAGAAAAGATAAAGATCCTCAGATTTGGAATAAAGCCTGCGATTATGTCATTAACCCGATTTTACTGGATGCGGGATTGGTTTTGCCCGACGGGTTCCTTTGGGATGAGGCGTATGCGGGAAAAACGGCAGAGCAGGTTTACACCCGTCTGATGGAAGGGCAGGGGGAAGATGAGTCCAAGGATGAGGAAAATAATGATTCTGATCCTTCTGCACAAACGACCGGCCGGGATGAAGAACAAAACGAGGCGGATAAATCTATTTCAGCCGCTGAAGATCCTGAAAATGGCGTTGAAAAAGAAACCGAACCGGATGAGAATACAGATCCGGGAGGCTCCGGTGAAGTCAGGGACGGCACCGCATCAGAAAATAATAGTTTTTCAAAACAAAACGACACGGATACGGATTGGGAACAGGCCTTAATCCAGGCGGCCTCCAATGCCCGCAGCATGGGAAAGCTTCCAAAAGGGGTAGACATTCTTGTCAAAGAACGCGTCAGCCCAACCCTTCCCTGGTCATCCCTGCTTTCCCGGTTTATTCAGCAGTCAGCCCGCCAGGATTATACCTGGACAAGACCCAATCCCAGATATATTCACCAGGACCTTTATTTGCCGAGCCTTGCATCGGATCAACTGGCCCAGCTTGTCCTTGCCGTTGATACATCGGGCAGCATAACACCTGCTGAACTCGAACGGTTCAGGGACGAACTTCAGGCCATTTTGGCTATGAATCCAAGTCTTGTTCATTTGATTTATGCGGATATGGCTGTTACGGGATATGATGTGCTTGGTGCCCAGGATCTGAATTTGTCTTTTACACCGAAAGGCGGCGGAGGCACAGATTTTACTGCGGTTTTTGAGTTTGTCGAACACCAGGGCATAGATCCGTTTTGTCTGCTGTTTTTCACGGATATGGAATGCATGCGTTACCCCGCTTTTACCCCCGCCTATCCGGTGCTCTGGGTAAGGACCGGCCTGGCCGGTTTTGCGCCGCCCTTTGGAGAGGTCATAGATATGTTGCCCGATGATACGTTCGACGTTTGGAGTTAA
- a CDS encoding MoxR family ATPase — translation MKSSNIKAALTGLLSIKQPVFIWGPPGIGKSQVVRQTAAGLDLKLIDIRAVLLDPVDLRGIPRISQDGRSHWCAPAFLPTEGSGVLFLDELNAAPPLVQAACYQLVLDRKLGEYRLPDNWSVVAAGNREQDRAVSHRMPSALANRFVHIDFEVDADQWLEWAQQSGISRQVRAFIRFRPSLLHDFDPKRETRAFASPRSWEFVSRLLESNPDPEMINELVAGAVGKGAAAEFTGFMALWHQLPSPSDIMSDPDGISVPDNPAVLFALSEMMGAAMTIDNISLVMSWARRLPPEFSVLLMREAVRKTPRIVETSAFSDWASMNAQILV, via the coding sequence ATGAAATCATCTAACATCAAAGCAGCATTGACAGGTCTTCTATCCATTAAACAGCCGGTTTTTATTTGGGGGCCGCCCGGCATCGGCAAAAGCCAGGTTGTCCGGCAGACCGCAGCCGGTCTCGACCTGAAACTTATTGATATCAGGGCTGTTCTTCTGGATCCTGTTGATCTTAGAGGCATTCCCAGAATTAGCCAGGATGGCCGCTCCCACTGGTGTGCCCCGGCCTTTTTGCCCACCGAAGGGTCAGGCGTTCTTTTCCTTGACGAACTCAATGCCGCCCCGCCCCTGGTCCAGGCGGCATGCTACCAACTGGTTCTGGACCGGAAACTTGGCGAGTACCGGTTGCCGGACAATTGGTCTGTTGTGGCCGCAGGAAACCGGGAACAGGACCGGGCGGTGTCGCACCGAATGCCGTCGGCGCTGGCCAACCGTTTTGTTCATATTGATTTTGAAGTGGATGCGGACCAGTGGCTTGAATGGGCTCAGCAATCCGGTATATCCCGCCAGGTGCGGGCATTTATTCGGTTCCGGCCCTCCTTGCTGCACGATTTTGATCCCAAAAGAGAGACCCGGGCCTTTGCTTCGCCACGCTCCTGGGAATTTGTATCAAGGCTTTTGGAATCCAATCCTGACCCTGAAATGATTAATGAACTTGTTGCAGGAGCCGTTGGAAAAGGTGCTGCGGCTGAATTTACAGGCTTTATGGCGTTATGGCACCAACTGCCCTCGCCCTCGGACATCATGTCCGATCCCGACGGCATATCCGTTCCGGACAATCCTGCCGTGCTGTTTGCTTTAAGTGAAATGATGGGTGCGGCCATGACAATCGACAATATAAGTCTTGTGATGTCCTGGGCCCGTCGCCTGCCCCCTGAATTTTCCGTACTTTTAATGCGCGAAGCCGTGCGTAAAACCCCCAGGATCGTTGAAACATCCGCTTTTTCTGACTGGGCATCCATGAATGCGCAAATTTTGGTGTAA
- the ribB gene encoding 3,4-dihydroxy-2-butanone-4-phosphate synthase, protein MNQNPLKQFGNSQQRLQAGLEALRRGSGVLVADDENRENEVDLIFGAHNLTIEQMAMLIRECSGIVCLCLPQAKVEALELFPMVQNNTSQYQTAFTVSIEAAKGVTTGVSARDRLTTIQAAVDESAAPKDLNRPGHIFPLQAKPGGVLERAGHTEATVDLMRLAGLPPYGVLCELTNPDGTMARLPRAAQFAAENGFAMLTVEDIINYRLESQTVKAS, encoded by the coding sequence ATGAATCAGAATCCTTTAAAACAATTTGGAAATTCCCAGCAGCGTTTACAGGCCGGCTTAGAAGCCCTTCGCCGGGGCTCAGGCGTTTTGGTGGCCGACGATGAAAACCGGGAAAATGAAGTGGACCTCATTTTTGGCGCCCATAACCTGACGATCGAACAGATGGCGATGCTGATCAGGGAATGCAGCGGTATCGTCTGTCTGTGCCTTCCCCAGGCAAAGGTTGAAGCCTTAGAACTGTTTCCGATGGTGCAAAACAATACAAGCCAATACCAGACCGCCTTCACCGTCTCCATTGAAGCGGCAAAAGGGGTTACCACAGGTGTTTCAGCCCGGGATAGGCTAACAACGATTCAGGCCGCCGTTGACGAAAGTGCTGCACCTAAAGATCTCAATCGACCCGGCCATATTTTTCCGCTGCAGGCAAAACCCGGCGGTGTCCTTGAGCGGGCCGGACACACCGAAGCCACCGTTGATCTTATGCGTCTGGCCGGTCTTCCGCCCTATGGGGTTCTATGTGAACTTACCAATCCGGACGGCACCATGGCCAGACTGCCAAGGGCTGCACAATTTGCTGCCGAGAACGGTTTTGCAATGCTCACCGTCGAAGATATTATAAACTACAGGCTTGAATCACAGACGGTTAAAGCCTCCTAA
- a CDS encoding GNAT family N-acetyltransferase produces MTKATYWADSYVEKRCSAQEALKHIRPGQRVFIGSSCAEPQHLVKELSKISSRFTDLEIVRLLSIESGPLTLIANEPHSQQFNIRSFYLGSCGPRMIRKNQRFITPANLYQIPHLFKSGLMPLNAALIQASPPDDFGWMSLGISVDINLSACETADIVICQINPQMPRVLGRSFIHVNDVDFIVEHEDPLLTIQQRPEQESDNTIARHISRLIDDGSTIQTSLSLTTEAVMLALSDKNDIGIHSQYLSDALMHLFSIGVITNKKKGFNNGKLVASAAVGSALLYEFLDDNPSIEFYPSDYTNNPGIIGRHNKMVTLNTAMAIDLTGQVAADALPFNNYTGINGLLDFTRGAAMSEGGKSILMMTATADQGQKSRIVPRLAEHAVVVPRGDVQFVATEYGLVNLFGKTIQERVMALVSIAHPDFRDELFTAAKEMGLINSDRKFKEAIKGVYPLQYEETITIKDIPITFRPAKPTDERFIQEHYYTMNRGDIVSRFFHEKKSFAYDQIETTYEIDYINDLTIVATIGELGFEKIIAVGEYFRNTIINMAEVAYSVSKEYQGMGIADILQKKLNQAAIDNGIKGLIAYTSPHNKGMIRLFHKQPYKISTEKNEDMLILSCVFSEPKEDNDGDKALGDAILSMG; encoded by the coding sequence ATGACAAAAGCCACGTACTGGGCAGATTCCTATGTAGAAAAACGTTGCAGTGCCCAGGAGGCACTGAAACACATCCGACCCGGTCAACGCGTATTTATAGGCTCATCCTGCGCTGAACCCCAGCATCTTGTCAAAGAGTTGTCTAAAATCTCCTCAAGATTCACAGATCTTGAAATCGTGCGCCTGCTCAGTATTGAAAGCGGACCGCTGACGCTCATCGCCAATGAACCCCACTCCCAGCAGTTCAATATCAGATCCTTTTATCTAGGCTCCTGCGGTCCCAGGATGATCAGGAAAAATCAACGGTTTATTACCCCTGCAAACCTGTACCAGATCCCGCATCTGTTTAAATCGGGCCTCATGCCGTTGAATGCTGCGCTGATCCAGGCCTCGCCGCCCGACGACTTTGGGTGGATGAGCCTTGGCATTTCCGTGGATATCAATCTTTCGGCCTGCGAAACCGCTGATATTGTCATATGCCAGATTAACCCCCAGATGCCCCGGGTCCTGGGCAGAAGCTTTATTCATGTCAATGATGTTGATTTTATTGTGGAACATGAGGACCCGCTTTTAACCATCCAACAGCGCCCGGAGCAAGAATCGGACAATACCATTGCCAGACATATTTCACGGCTTATTGATGACGGTTCAACCATCCAGACAAGTCTTAGTTTAACCACCGAGGCCGTGATGCTGGCCCTGTCAGATAAAAATGATATTGGTATTCATTCACAATACCTGTCCGATGCACTCATGCATCTTTTCTCCATTGGGGTGATCACCAATAAGAAAAAGGGATTCAATAACGGCAAACTTGTGGCCAGCGCAGCTGTTGGCTCCGCCCTGCTCTATGAGTTCCTTGACGACAACCCGTCCATTGAATTTTACCCGTCGGATTATACCAACAACCCGGGCATCATCGGCCGGCATAATAAAATGGTCACCCTGAACACGGCCATGGCCATTGATCTCACCGGCCAGGTGGCGGCCGATGCCCTGCCGTTTAACAACTACACAGGCATTAACGGTTTGCTGGATTTCACCCGGGGGGCAGCCATGTCCGAAGGGGGTAAATCCATCCTGATGATGACCGCCACCGCAGATCAAGGACAAAAAAGCCGGATCGTGCCGCGGTTGGCAGAGCACGCCGTGGTTGTGCCGCGGGGAGATGTCCAGTTTGTGGCAACCGAATACGGACTGGTGAATCTTTTTGGCAAAACAATTCAGGAACGGGTCATGGCCCTGGTATCCATTGCTCATCCGGATTTCCGGGATGAGCTGTTTACCGCAGCAAAAGAGATGGGGCTGATCAACAGTGACAGAAAATTTAAAGAGGCCATTAAAGGCGTCTATCCGCTTCAATATGAAGAAACCATCACTATAAAAGATATCCCCATTACATTCAGACCGGCAAAGCCCACGGATGAGCGGTTTATCCAGGAGCACTATTACACCATGAATCGCGGAGATATTGTTTCAAGATTTTTTCACGAGAAAAAAAGCTTTGCCTACGATCAAATAGAGACCACCTATGAAATAGATTATATAAATGATTTAACCATCGTGGCCACCATCGGCGAACTGGGATTTGAAAAAATAATTGCCGTGGGCGAATATTTCAGAAACACGATCATTAATATGGCCGAAGTGGCATATTCCGTATCAAAAGAGTACCAGGGCATGGGTATTGCCGATATCTTGCAGAAAAAACTCAATCAGGCAGCCATTGATAACGGGATTAAAGGATTGATCGCCTATACGTCACCCCACAACAAAGGCATGATACGCCTTTTTCACAAACAGCCCTATAAAATCAGCACCGAAAAAAATGAAGACATGCTTATTTTAAGCTGCGTATTCAGTGAACCTAAAGAAGACAATGACGGAGACAAAGCCCTGGGAGATGCCATTTTATCCATGGGGTAA
- the rlmD gene encoding 23S rRNA (uracil(1939)-C(5))-methyltransferase RlmD: protein MPVKKRKTYELDIIDLAFGGKGLAKPEGFPVFVDRCVPGDRVFVKIAKKKKSWAEGQLISILTPSPLRQEARCEYNRFCGGCKWQQLPYERQLEYKKRHVVESLAHIGRLKDVRVTDVIPSDYVYEYRNKMEFSCSSMRWLMPDELADESVKKGFGIGLHVPGTFDKVIDIHNCHIMPAMGNEILETIRSFVAESGLAAYHLRRHEGFWRFVMLRHSVAGNQWMVNLVTTEKKLDVIENLSRQLVEKFSQISCIVNNVTDSRSGVSVGKEEILIHGEDHLIEKLGQYQFKISANSFFQTNTRACEKLYGKVSEYAALDGSQTVLDLYSGTGTIPIWLSGQAKQIYGIEIVHSAVVDARENVKLNGIENCTFLEGDIKDVFKQVPEKPDVIIIDPPRVGMHKDVVGHVLAHSPEKIVYVSCNPATLARDLEMLASRYAVLEVTPVDMFPHTYHIESVALLVKKG, encoded by the coding sequence ATGCCCGTTAAAAAAAGAAAAACCTACGAACTTGACATCATTGACCTTGCCTTTGGGGGAAAAGGTCTGGCAAAACCCGAAGGGTTTCCCGTGTTTGTGGACCGTTGTGTGCCCGGAGACCGGGTGTTTGTAAAGATTGCCAAAAAGAAGAAATCCTGGGCCGAAGGACAGCTGATCAGCATTCTCACCCCTTCACCCTTGCGCCAGGAGGCAAGATGCGAGTACAACCGGTTTTGCGGGGGCTGTAAATGGCAGCAGCTGCCTTACGAGCGACAGCTTGAATACAAAAAGCGACATGTCGTCGAGTCCCTGGCGCACATCGGGCGATTGAAAGATGTTCGGGTCACCGATGTTATTCCCTCGGATTATGTTTACGAATACCGCAATAAAATGGAGTTTTCCTGTTCTTCCATGCGCTGGCTTATGCCCGATGAATTGGCGGACGAGTCTGTTAAAAAGGGGTTTGGCATTGGGCTGCATGTCCCGGGCACCTTTGACAAAGTAATCGACATTCACAACTGTCATATAATGCCGGCCATGGGTAATGAGATTTTAGAGACCATCCGTAGTTTTGTGGCTGAATCGGGACTTGCTGCATATCATCTGCGCAGGCACGAAGGGTTCTGGCGGTTTGTCATGCTCAGGCATTCCGTGGCTGGGAATCAGTGGATGGTCAATCTTGTGACCACTGAAAAAAAGCTTGATGTCATTGAAAACCTGAGCCGACAGCTGGTGGAAAAATTCAGCCAGATCAGCTGTATCGTTAATAACGTTACAGACTCTCGGTCCGGTGTCTCCGTGGGCAAGGAAGAGATTCTGATCCACGGTGAAGATCACCTCATTGAAAAGCTTGGGCAATATCAGTTTAAAATTTCGGCAAATTCTTTTTTCCAGACAAATACCCGGGCCTGTGAAAAATTATATGGCAAAGTCAGCGAGTATGCAGCTCTTGACGGATCACAAACGGTTCTGGATCTCTATTCAGGCACCGGAACCATTCCCATTTGGCTCTCCGGTCAGGCAAAACAGATATACGGGATTGAGATTGTTCATTCTGCTGTGGTCGATGCCAGGGAAAATGTAAAACTTAACGGCATTGAGAACTGTACATTTTTGGAAGGGGATATCAAGGATGTGTTTAAACAGGTGCCTGAAAAGCCGGATGTGATTATTATTGATCCGCCCAGGGTAGGGATGCACAAAGACGTGGTCGGTCATGTACTGGCCCACTCTCCGGAGAAAATCGTCTATGTCTCCTGCAATCCCGCCACCCTTGCCAGAGATCTTGAGATGCTTGCATCGCGTTACGCCGTGCTGGAAGTCACACCGGTGGATATGTTTCCCCACACCTATCATATTGAATCGGTCGCGTTGCTTGTGAAAAAGGGTTAA
- a CDS encoding alpha/beta hydrolase translates to MKILETNFTVDGVILKGTLHLPPCPMPPLVVGSHGLEGSRNSAKQTLLSKVLPENDIAFFRFDHRGCGDSQGSFVDDTSIEKRGKDFCAAVNHIMEMGITSSRLALFGSSMGGATCIKAWQDIENAGFKILGAVLCAAPVNTRTIKRIPLAGNDKRPALPLDFFKENLLYDLSDQAKALHHVMIFHGRADEVVPMENAELLYAAMQPPKEMILHDGGDHQMKDPAHQQDFEQKMTAWYKFIFNT, encoded by the coding sequence ATGAAAATATTGGAAACTAATTTTACCGTTGACGGAGTTATTCTGAAAGGAACCCTCCATCTGCCCCCATGCCCCATGCCCCCGCTCGTTGTGGGCTCCCATGGACTTGAAGGTAGCCGAAATTCCGCCAAACAGACACTTTTGTCAAAGGTTCTGCCTGAAAATGATATTGCGTTTTTCCGTTTTGACCACAGGGGATGCGGCGACAGCCAGGGCAGTTTTGTTGATGATACCAGTATTGAAAAGCGGGGCAAAGATTTTTGTGCGGCCGTAAACCACATTATGGAGATGGGGATTACATCAAGCCGCCTTGCACTGTTTGGATCAAGTATGGGCGGTGCCACCTGCATCAAGGCATGGCAGGATATTGAGAACGCGGGATTCAAAATTCTGGGTGCGGTGTTGTGCGCCGCCCCCGTGAACACCCGAACCATAAAAAGGATTCCCCTGGCAGGCAATGACAAACGCCCTGCCCTGCCCCTGGATTTCTTCAAGGAAAATCTTCTTTATGACCTTTCCGACCAGGCAAAGGCCCTGCACCACGTTATGATTTTCCATGGGCGTGCCGATGAAGTTGTCCCGATGGAAAATGCCGAACTCCTCTATGCCGCCATGCAGCCCCCCAAAGAGATGATTCTGCACGACGGCGGCGATCACCAGATGAAAGACCCGGCGCACCAGCAGGATTTTGAACAAAAAATGACCGCCTGGTATAAATTCATATTCAACACATAA
- the putP gene encoding sodium/proline symporter PutP: MELLYVQFGLYLLLMLGIGYVSMKRTSNNEDFLIGGRSLGPITTAISAGASDMSSWLLLGLPGAVFAKGLIGGFWISFGLAAGAYINWLVVAGRLRSMTELLNAVTLPKFISNRFDDDSGVLKIVSAVVILIFFTLYVASGLKGGTLLFAHSFGASEETALIITTLVVVSYTFLGGYLAVCWTDLIQGLLMLAALVFCSIMAFTAVSGSGVDITAIRPGAFSFSTSWITGASLCAWGFGYFGQPHILARFIGIDSVASVPKARRVGTTWMLVCLVLASLIGLVGIGYNAVHPMPGVAGPDGNSERIFLALTTALFHPVFAGFILAAVLAAVMSTADSQLLVLTSALTEDLPFFENTSDRTRAWISRFGVLGFALLAFLLASKDSGSILSMVGYAWGGFGAAFGPLIILSLLWRGMTRSGALAGMITGALSIVVVKNFVSIDGEYFYELLPGFILAAIAIVSVSLVTQKPSEATLAKFDEAQLLCQVQSNNEDEEGFLGSPLDLAE, translated from the coding sequence ATGGAACTTTTATACGTTCAGTTTGGGCTGTATCTACTGTTGATGCTGGGCATCGGCTATGTTTCAATGAAACGGACAAGCAACAATGAAGACTTTTTGATCGGGGGGCGGTCTCTTGGACCTATCACAACGGCCATAAGTGCCGGCGCATCAGACATGTCAAGCTGGCTGTTGCTTGGACTGCCAGGGGCGGTGTTTGCAAAGGGATTGATAGGCGGATTCTGGATTTCCTTCGGGCTTGCTGCTGGTGCTTATATCAATTGGCTTGTGGTTGCAGGGCGTCTGCGGTCCATGACGGAACTGCTCAATGCCGTTACCCTTCCCAAATTTATTTCCAATCGGTTTGACGATGATTCCGGTGTGCTTAAAATTGTGTCTGCCGTTGTTATTCTCATTTTCTTTACATTGTACGTTGCCTCCGGGCTTAAGGGCGGCACCCTCTTGTTTGCCCATAGTTTCGGAGCTTCCGAAGAGACAGCCCTGATCATTACCACTTTAGTGGTGGTCTCCTACACGTTTCTGGGCGGATATCTTGCTGTGTGCTGGACCGATTTGATCCAGGGCCTTCTGATGTTGGCCGCCCTTGTGTTTTGTTCCATCATGGCATTTACTGCCGTGTCTGGGTCAGGGGTGGATATCACCGCCATTCGTCCTGGAGCATTCTCCTTTTCCACCTCCTGGATCACAGGGGCATCCCTTTGTGCCTGGGGATTTGGGTATTTTGGCCAGCCCCATATTCTGGCCCGTTTTATCGGGATCGACAGTGTGGCATCTGTGCCCAAGGCCAGGCGTGTCGGTACAACCTGGATGCTGGTCTGCCTGGTCCTGGCATCTTTGATCGGCCTTGTGGGGATCGGATACAATGCGGTTCATCCCATGCCCGGGGTCGCAGGTCCCGACGGAAACAGCGAACGAATTTTTCTGGCCCTGACAACAGCGTTGTTTCATCCGGTTTTCGCGGGTTTTATTCTGGCCGCCGTTCTGGCAGCAGTCATGTCCACGGCCGATTCTCAGTTGTTGGTCCTGACCTCTGCGTTGACCGAAGATCTTCCCTTTTTTGAAAATACCAGTGACCGGACCCGGGCCTGGATCAGTCGGTTCGGTGTCTTGGGATTTGCCCTTCTTGCCTTTTTGCTTGCCTCAAAGGATTCCGGCAGCATCCTGTCTATGGTGGGCTATGCCTGGGGTGGATTTGGCGCGGCATTCGGACCTTTAATTATTCTCTCTCTTCTGTGGCGGGGCATGACCCGAAGCGGTGCGCTGGCCGGAATGATCACAGGGGCTTTGAGCATTGTTGTTGTGAAGAATTTCGTTTCCATTGACGGTGAGTATTTTTACGAACTGCTGCCCGGATTTATCCTTGCCGCCATTGCCATTGTATCTGTCAGCCTGGTCACTCAAAAACCGAGCGAAGCCACACTGGCCAAATTTGATGAAGCCCAGCTGCTTTGCCAGGTGCAAAGCAATAATGAAGATGAAGAAGGCTTTTTAGGTTCTCCTCTGGATCTGGCAGAATAG